A single Streptomyces sp. Edi2 DNA region contains:
- a CDS encoding FAD-dependent oxidoreductase has product MVDAHQTFVIVGGGLAGAKAAETLRAEGFTGRVILICDERDHPYERPPLSKGFLLGKEERDSVFVHEPAWYARAHIELHLGQPAVHLDPEAKTVRLGDGTLIAYDKLLLATGAEPRRLHIPGTGLAGVHHLRRLAHAERLRGVLASLGRDNGHLVIAGAGWVGLEVAAAARSYGAEVTIVEAAPTPLHGILGPELGGLFTDLHREHGVRFHFGARFTEIVGQDGVVLAVRTDDGEEHPAHDVLAAIGAAPRTALAEQAGLDLADPEAGGGVAVDAALRTSDPFIYAAGDVAAADHPLLDTRLRVEHWANALNGGPAAARAMLGQDISYDRIPYFFSDQYDIGMEYSGYAPPGSYEQVVCRGDVAKREFIAFWLGADGRLLAGMNVNVWDVAESIQQLIRGGARLRPEALADPEVPLASLLP; this is encoded by the coding sequence GTGGTCGACGCACACCAGACGTTCGTCATCGTCGGGGGTGGCCTGGCCGGCGCAAAGGCCGCGGAGACTCTCCGCGCGGAGGGATTCACCGGCCGGGTGATCCTCATCTGCGACGAGCGCGACCACCCGTACGAGCGCCCCCCGCTCTCCAAGGGGTTCCTGCTCGGGAAGGAAGAGCGCGACAGCGTTTTCGTCCATGAGCCCGCCTGGTACGCCCGGGCGCACATCGAACTGCATCTGGGCCAGCCCGCCGTCCACCTCGACCCCGAGGCCAAAACCGTCCGCCTCGGCGACGGCACCCTGATCGCCTACGACAAGCTGCTGCTGGCCACCGGCGCCGAACCCCGCCGCCTGCACATCCCCGGCACCGGCCTGGCCGGCGTGCACCACCTGCGCCGCCTCGCCCACGCCGAACGGCTGCGCGGCGTGCTGGCCTCCCTCGGCCGGGACAACGGCCATCTGGTCATCGCCGGCGCCGGCTGGGTCGGCCTGGAGGTCGCCGCGGCGGCCCGCTCCTACGGCGCCGAGGTGACCATCGTCGAGGCCGCGCCGACCCCGCTGCACGGCATCCTGGGCCCCGAACTCGGCGGCCTGTTCACCGATCTGCACCGCGAACACGGCGTCCGTTTCCACTTCGGCGCCCGCTTCACCGAGATCGTCGGGCAGGACGGCGTGGTGCTCGCGGTGCGCACCGACGACGGCGAGGAGCACCCCGCCCACGACGTGCTCGCCGCGATCGGTGCCGCGCCGCGCACCGCGCTCGCCGAACAGGCCGGGCTGGACCTCGCCGACCCGGAGGCCGGCGGCGGGGTGGCCGTCGACGCGGCGCTGCGCACCTCCGACCCGTTCATCTACGCCGCCGGGGACGTGGCCGCCGCCGATCACCCGCTGCTGGACACCCGGTTGCGGGTCGAGCACTGGGCCAACGCCCTCAACGGCGGCCCGGCCGCCGCGCGCGCCATGCTCGGCCAGGACATCAGCTACGACCGCATCCCGTACTTCTTCTCCGACCAGTACGACATCGGCATGGAGTACTCCGGCTACGCCCCGCCCGGCTCCTACGAGCAGGTCGTCTGCCGCGGCGACGTCGCCAAGCGGGAGTTCATCGCCTTCTGGCTCGGCGCGGACGGACGGCTGCTCGCGGGGATGAACGTCAACGTCTGGGACGTCGCCGAATCCATCCAGCAACTGATCCGCGGCGGGGCGCGGTTGCGGCCCGAGGCACTGGCCGATCCGGAGGTTCCACTGGCCTCGCTGCTCCCGTAG